The sequence CCAGCTCGCGGTACCGGGACAGCGCCCGGATCAGCACGAAGCTGATCGCGTACACGGCCGCCGAGACGCCGATGACGGCGGCGAGGACGACGGCCGTGTTCTGGTCCCGTCGGCCCCCGCCGAAGATCTGCGAGTAGAGGGCGAACCGGACGACCAGGCCCGCGACCACGCCGAGGAAGGACGCCACCGTGATCACGGCGACGTCCTTGTGCGCGACGTGCGACAGCTCGTGCGCGAGCACGCCCTCCAGCTCGGCGGGCTCCAGCCGGCGGAGCAGTCCCGTGGTCACGCAGACCACGGCGTGATCCGGACCGCGCCCGGTCGCGAACGCGTTCGGCATGTCCATCCCGGACACCGCGACCACGGGCCTCGGCAGGTCCGCGATCGCGCACAGCCGGTCGACGACGGCGTGCAGCTCGGGATACTCCTCGCGGGTCACGGGCCGGCCGCGCATCGCGAACAGCGCGATCCGGTCGGAGAACCAGAACTGGGCCACGAACAGCGCCCCGACCAGGACGGCGACCAGCACCCAGGACCTCAGCAGCACGATCAGCGCCGCGACGAAGCCCACGTACAGCAGACCGAGCAGGAACAGCGTCAGGCCCATGCGCACGGTCAGCCGCCGATCACTTCGGAACCGGCTCCGCATCTCGCCTCACCCCGCAGTCAGGCACTCGCCCCGCCTGTCCAGTGTGCACCCGCCGCTGCCCGGTGGGCAGAGGGATCAGTAGGGGGAGCGCACCTGCGCGTACCCCAGCAGCACGATCACCGCGGCCACGCAGCCGAGCACCACGGCCGTCGACACCCACGACGACCGGCGCGGGCCCACCGGGTCCGGGTCCGCCCGGAAGGGCGCCGGCTCCGGCGGGTTCTCCTTCCAGCGGGCCGCGAGCATCCGGGCCCGGGCGGAGGGCTCCTTGTGCTCGGCCGAGTTCGCCCACGCGTGATCGAACTCGTGCTCCCAGTCGTCCTGTTCCGCCATCCCCGTACAACCTCTCTCGTCCGACACTCCGGAGGCATGATCCTCCGACAATAGGAAGTCTGGGAAGCCGGAAAGGTTGCACAGTCCGCGCAAGGCCGAGGCCCCGGCGCTCGCGGGGAGCGCCGGGGCCTCGGCTGTGGTGCGCGGGTCGATCACACGTCGAAGTAGAGCTCGAACTCGTGCGGGTGCGGGCGGAGCTGGAGGGGAGCGATCTCGTTGGTGCGCTTGAAGTCGATCCACGTCTCGATCAGGTCGGACGTGAACACGTCGCCCTGGAGGAGGAACTCGTGGTCGGCCTCCAGCGCGTCGAGGACGGCGTTCAGCGAGGTCGGGACCTGGGCGACGTTCGCGTGCTCCTCGGGAGCCAGCTCGTACAGGTCCTTGTCGATCGGCTCGGCCGGCTCGATCTTGTTCTTGATGCCGTCCAGGCCCGCGAGGAGCAGGGCCGAGAAGGCGAGGTAGGGGTTGCCGGAGGAGTCGGGCGCGCGGAACTCGACGCGCTTGGCCTTCGGGTTGGAGCCCGTGATCGGGATACGCATCGCGGCCGAGCGGTTGCGCTGCGAGTACACCAGGTTGATCGGCGCCTCGAAGCCCGGCACCAGACGGTGGTACGAGTTCACCGTCGGGTTGGTGAAGGCCAGCAGCGACGGAGCGTGCTTGAGGATGCCGCCGATGTAGTAGCGGGCCATGTCCGACAGGCCCGCGTAGCCCGCCTCGTCGTAGAACAGCGGGTCGCCGTTGCTCCACAGCGACTGGTGCACGTGCATGCCCGAGCCGTTGTCACCGAAGATCGGCTTCGGCATGAAGGTCGCGGTCTTGCCGTTGCGCCACGCCACGTTCTTCACGATGTACTTGAAGAGCTGGAGGTCGTCGGCGGCGGCCAGCAGCGTGTTGAACTTGTAGTTGATCTCCGCCTGGCCGGCGGTGCCCACCTCGTGGTGCTGGCGCTCGACCTTCAGGCCCTGCTTGTCCAGCTCCAGGGAGATCTCGGCGCGCAGGTCGGCGAAGTGGTCGACCGGCGGGACCGGGAAGTAACCGCCCTTGTAGCGGACCTTGTAACCGCGGTTGTTCTCCAGCGCGCCCGTGTTCCAGGCGCCGGCCTCGGAGTCGATGTGGTAGAAGGACTCGTTCGCCGAGGTGGCGAAGCGCACGCTGTCGAAGACGTAGAACTCGGCCTCGGGGCCGAAGTACGCGGTGTCGGCGATGCCCGTCGACGCCAGGTACGCCTCCGCCTTCTTCGCCACGTTGCGCGGGTCACGGGAGTACTGCTCGCCCGTGATCGGGTCGTGGATGAAGAAGTTGATGTTGAGGGTCTTGTCCCGGCGGAACGGGTCGACACGGGCCGTGGACAGATCGGCACGCAGAGCCATGTCGGACTCGTGGATGGCCTGGAAACCGCGGATCGACGATCCGTCGAAGGCCAGCTCCTCGTCCGGGTCGAACGCCTCAACGGGCACCGTGAAGTGCTGCATGACGCCCGGCAGGTCGCAGAAGCGGACGTCGACGAACTTGACGTCCTCGTCCGCGATGAACTTCTTGGCCTCGTCGGCGTTCTGGAACATCCAGCTCCTCCTACTCCCGACCGTCCTCGCCGGGGTGGTAGATCGTTCGTGCGGCCAGTGCGGTGGCACACGCTGGTCTCGACCCTAGGGATGGGTGATTTCTCAGGCGTGACCCGTTTGTTTCGCAGAAGTTAACCGGCCACATGTCCACCGTAGCCCCCGCACACCCCTGCGCGTAGTGTCCGAAACCGGGCGCAGTACCGTGGACGGGTGGACAACAGGCAGGCAATCGGATCGTGGCTCTCCGGCCCGCGCGCGGCCATGGAAGAGGCGGGCGCCGACTTCGGCTACCGGGGCGAGCAGCTCGGTCTGCCCGAGGACGGGCCGAACTCGATCGCACGGCCCGGACGGCGGCTCGGCGCGCTCGCCGTGGACTGGGCGCTGTGCGTCCTGATCGCATACGGCCTGATCACGCACGGCAACGGGGCGGTCACGAGCAACTGGGCGCTGGGCGTCTTCTTCGTGCTGAGCGCGCTCACCGTCGGCACGGTCGGCTGCACGCCCGGCAAGCGGCTCTTCGGCATCCGGGTCGTGGCCCTGAGCACCGGCACGGTCAGCCCGGGCCGAGCCCTGCTGCGCACGGCCCTGCTGTGCCTCGCGATCCCCGCGCTGGTCTGGGACCGCGACGGCCGCGGCCTGCACGACCGCCTCGCCCGGACGGTCGAAGTCCGCATCTGACGCGCGTGAGACCCGCCCGCGGCCAGGAAGGCCACCCGTGCCACGCGGCGCGGGCGACCTCCGGCGTCCCGTCTTCCATGCCTCACCCCCGCCGCAGCACCGCTCTCAGCGCCCGCCGCAGTTCCGCCTCCGGGTCCCGCGCGGCGCCGGCCGCGCGCCAGGCCACGAATCCGTCCGGGCGGACCAGGACCGCTCCGTCGGCCGTCGTGCCGTGCAGGGACGCCCAGTCGGTGCCGCCGCCGGGGCCCTCGCCGTCGTAGGCGAGGTCGGCGTCCGGGCCGGTGCCGATGCGGTACGCCCGCAGGCGTACGCCGTCCGCGTCCGCGACGCGCCGCGCGGCGGACTGCCAGGCCGCGCCGGCGGCCGAGCCGGCGTCGCTGAGGAGGACGAGCGAGCGTTCGTAGAGGTCGATCGTGGAGAGCCGCCGGTCCGCCCGGCGCAGCCACAGGTGCGGGGCCCGGCTGCCGGGGTCCGCGGTCAGCCGCACTTCGTCGGGTACGACCGGCTGGGCCGGGTCGGCGTCCAGGACGGCGCCCGCCGGATAGCGGTAGGCGAGGACCACCGGGAGGATGCCGCTGCGCGGACCGCCGCCGACGCCCGGGGTCGGGGCGAAACCGGGGTGGCTGTGCTCCACGGAGCGGGCCGAGGCGCGGGCGCTGGTGGCCAGCGCGACCGGCCGGCGCTCGGTGTCGTAGGTCTCCAGCAGGCCGGGGCCGGCCCAGCCGTCGAGCACGGCGGCCAGCTTCCAGGCCAGGTTGTGCGCGTCCTGGATGCCGGTGTTGGAGCCGAACGCGCCGGTCGGTGACATTTCGTGGGCCGAGTCCCCGGCGAGCAGCACCCGGCCGGCCGTGTACCGCTCGGCCACCCGTTCCGCCGCGCGCCAGGACGCCTTCCCGGTGATCTCGATGTCCAGGTCGGGCACCCCGACGGCCAGCCGGATGTGCCGCTGGAGCCGTTCCTCGGTGAACTCCTCCAGCCGCTCGCCGTGCTCCGGGTGCCAGGGCGCGTGGAAGACCCAGTGCTCCTTGTTGTCGACGGGCAGCAGCGCGCCGTCGGCCTCGGGGTTGGTGAGGTAGCAGCAGATGAAGTGCCGGTCGCCGACGGTCTCGGCCAGCAGCTTGGACCGGAAGGTGATGCTGACGTTGGCGAACAGGTCGCCGGGTCCGCTCTGCCCGATGCCGAGCCGGTGCCGCACCGGGCTGCGCGGGCCGTCGCAGGCCACCAGGTAGTCCGCGCGGACCCGGTACAGCTCGTCGCTGTCACGGTCCCGGACGAACGCCGTCACTCCTTCGGGGTCCTGGGAGAAGGACTCCAGCTCGTGGTGGTAGCGCAGGTCGCCGCCGAGCGCCCGGGCCCCCTTCAGCAGCACCGGCTCCAGGTCGTTCTGGCTGCACAGGCACCAGGTGGTGGGGCTGAACCTCGCGAGCCCGCCGCCCGGGTCGATGTGCCGGAACAGCCACTCGCC comes from Streptomyces sp. SCL15-4 and encodes:
- the htpX gene encoding zinc metalloprotease HtpX encodes the protein MRSRFRSDRRLTVRMGLTLFLLGLLYVGFVAALIVLLRSWVLVAVLVGALFVAQFWFSDRIALFAMRGRPVTREEYPELHAVVDRLCAIADLPRPVVAVSGMDMPNAFATGRGPDHAVVCVTTGLLRRLEPAELEGVLAHELSHVAHKDVAVITVASFLGVVAGLVVRFALYSQIFGGGRRDQNTAVVLAAVIGVSAAVYAISFVLIRALSRYRELAADRAAALLTGRPSALAAALTKVSGEIARIPTKDLRTAQAFNAFYFTPATGREPGIERFFSTHPTLRQRLDQLGRISVELGETAAPGKAG
- the glnA gene encoding type I glutamate--ammonia ligase, which produces MFQNADEAKKFIADEDVKFVDVRFCDLPGVMQHFTVPVEAFDPDEELAFDGSSIRGFQAIHESDMALRADLSTARVDPFRRDKTLNINFFIHDPITGEQYSRDPRNVAKKAEAYLASTGIADTAYFGPEAEFYVFDSVRFATSANESFYHIDSEAGAWNTGALENNRGYKVRYKGGYFPVPPVDHFADLRAEISLELDKQGLKVERQHHEVGTAGQAEINYKFNTLLAAADDLQLFKYIVKNVAWRNGKTATFMPKPIFGDNGSGMHVHQSLWSNGDPLFYDEAGYAGLSDMARYYIGGILKHAPSLLAFTNPTVNSYHRLVPGFEAPINLVYSQRNRSAAMRIPITGSNPKAKRVEFRAPDSSGNPYLAFSALLLAGLDGIKNKIEPAEPIDKDLYELAPEEHANVAQVPTSLNAVLDALEADHEFLLQGDVFTSDLIETWIDFKRTNEIAPLQLRPHPHEFELYFDV
- a CDS encoding RDD family protein, whose amino-acid sequence is MDNRQAIGSWLSGPRAAMEEAGADFGYRGEQLGLPEDGPNSIARPGRRLGALAVDWALCVLIAYGLITHGNGAVTSNWALGVFFVLSALTVGTVGCTPGKRLFGIRVVALSTGTVSPGRALLRTALLCLAIPALVWDRDGRGLHDRLARTVEVRI
- a CDS encoding FAD-dependent monooxygenase, giving the protein MQQKADHRVPVLVVGGSLVGLSLSLFLGRLGVPHMLVERHSGTSIHPRGRGNNLRTMELFRVAGIEPDIKAAASLLADNHGILQTPTLVGDAGEWLFRHIDPGGGLARFSPTTWCLCSQNDLEPVLLKGARALGGDLRYHHELESFSQDPEGVTAFVRDRDSDELYRVRADYLVACDGPRSPVRHRLGIGQSGPGDLFANVSITFRSKLLAETVGDRHFICCYLTNPEADGALLPVDNKEHWVFHAPWHPEHGERLEEFTEERLQRHIRLAVGVPDLDIEITGKASWRAAERVAERYTAGRVLLAGDSAHEMSPTGAFGSNTGIQDAHNLAWKLAAVLDGWAGPGLLETYDTERRPVALATSARASARSVEHSHPGFAPTPGVGGGPRSGILPVVLAYRYPAGAVLDADPAQPVVPDEVRLTADPGSRAPHLWLRRADRRLSTIDLYERSLVLLSDAGSAAGAAWQSAARRVADADGVRLRAYRIGTGPDADLAYDGEGPGGGTDWASLHGTTADGAVLVRPDGFVAWRAAGAARDPEAELRRALRAVLRRG